Genomic DNA from Echeneis naucrates chromosome 23, fEcheNa1.1, whole genome shotgun sequence:
TACTAAacttagtttttctgtttttgtttcaacaggctggggggaaaaaaaaaaaaacaaacaaacaaaaactgaaaaccaaaataaaccaaagaaGACTAATGCTAGGACTTTAGGAagcaaggagggaggggggacatGTTTCATCCTTTTAAACGTGTCAGATTGTGGTTGATAAATCTGGACAGACGGAGGAAGgactggaggagggaggagttATCAGGGGGTGCTTGGAAGAGCCAGACAAGGGCGAGAGAGATTAAcaaatgcagagagagagagagagagagcgagagagggagagagagagagagtcagactTACGTGACGACCTCGGCCCTTCGTCCACTAGAGGAGGAAATTAAgggaagatggagagatgatgatggagtgaaagcttgatgaagaggagacacagtttatgagtgtgtgtgtgtttgtggggggggggggggggtctcactTTGGTCCTCCACACTCCACCGCCGACGCTTTGACCACAGGCAGCGGCTGGAAACCAACCGGCTCCACGCTGAGCGTGTTCTGCTCCACGGCTTCCAAAATGGCCGACCCCAGCTGTGGGAAGAGAGAGGCGGAGCTTTCATCTTTGTTTCAAACTACAAGTTGTTTTTACATATCTTCAAGATGAACACAATCATCTGTCACTGATGGATAATTTGCCTCCTGCTGGTCAGAAACCTCTTTGAGCCCTGCGGCTCGCCGTACCTCGCTCTTGCTGAAGGTGAGACAGGGGTAGATGTCCTCACGGTAAACTCTGTCCAGGAAGCAGCAGGTCCGCTCCAGCGTCGGCTCCTCCTTCCACGCTTTGAACTCGCTGAACAGCTGACTGTCCACCTGCGTCACCACCAACACACATTGTTAGTGTCACACACTAATTGGGTTAAATCTCTCACCAATCGCCACATGGCGCTCTTACCTCTCTGCACTCCCGTACGATGGGTTGTGTGGCTGACGGGTCGGGTTGCGTCCCCAAGATGGCGGAGGAGGTGCTCTTGTTCCTGCTGTGGCCCTTCCTGAATCCCGTCTTTACGCCTCCTCCCGCCACAGAGGGGAGCTCTCCCacaggggaggtgggggaggagagaACCAACGTCTTCAGAGCTTGGACCTCTGCCTGCAGCACGTCgatctgaggaggagggggagaaggatgaggaagagggcctgtgtgtgtgtgtgtgtgtgtgtgtgtgtgtgtgtgttcttgttaCCTTGCCCAGAGCTTCTTTCAGTTGTTTCTCAGCAGTCGCCTGCTTGACGTTGGCTTCTCTGACCATTTTGTGAGCttcctggaaacacacacacacacacacgcagtatGTAAAATACACATGATAGAAGTAAAGCCCAGTACGtttgtgtgaacacacactgcacacaggttacaggaaacacacacagatcccaGCACCGTCTACGAGGAAAGAAGACTGGGGAGAACAGGAGTGATGTGGCCGGACAGAGCCAGTCTGAGTCCTGATCCTGACCTCATAGACCCGTCTGAGGGAACCTCATCTAACTTGTCCTGCACCTGAATCAAAACGCTGCGGTTGAGGCTGGTGTGAACATGCTGGAATCCAGAGTTACGAGGAACAGGGAGTCCTGAAACAGATCTGACCCGCCAGAGTCCGGATCACTGTCATTTGGGGATCGGTTCAGTGACACAGAGAGCCTGAACACACAGGAGGAAGATCCATGACAGGTTCTCAAAGACCAGGAGAATTGGTGCCGTTTTACTGCTCTGGCTTTTTCTATTTGCTGGACTTTAAAAACGACTCATCATTATGAGAGTTCAGGTTGATAAAACATCACATCATGCAGCCGCAggtgatgatttatttattgacccGATTGCTATTATAATTATTTACTTCAATATCGCAGCATAGCAACCAGGAGTTACTTTCTTAATGGACGATACATGATCCGGACTAGATCTCTGGAGTCAAACCTGCCCTGTGTCCGTCTGCCCTGAGCCTCTCAGTCCTGTTTCTGTCTGGCCGCTGCCtcaggaggaaaggaaacaggaagcaggaagcagaggaggactGACAGACGGAAGAGAGGCGGACCGACCTGGAAGAGACTGGCGGtgagctcctccagctcctggcCGAGCTGGTCTCTGACTTTAGACAACCTCTCACACTCCTCATCCTTCAACAGCAGctccttccacacacacacacacaaatgaaaaaaacaaaaaaaaaaaaaacaaaacaacaaaaaaaaacaaaacaaaaacaaccagcaAATGAACACATGAAGGTCAAATCAGAGTGTGACAACAaaatgagatggagaaaaaaaaaagtgaaacatgatTAATTTAACTAAAATAATGGAAGTTACGGGACGTCGATCTGAGTAATgagctcacacacaaaacaactgcacacacgcacaatcaATTAAAATCTTCAATTCTTCAAATTaagaccagtgtgtgtgtgtgtgtgtgtgtattttaccCTCTGGGCTTTGGCCAGTTCCTCTTTGAGCCTCTCGTATCCTTTCTCTCTGACCTCCATCACTGACGGGCTGCGAAGCCGCGACAGACTGTCACTCAACGTGCTGCACTCTTCCCCGTCCTCTCCAGACAGGAAGTTGCCCTCAGCAGACTCCACCTCCAGGCCTGGCACGCTGTGCATCATGTCCAAAGACACAGCAAAGTTCAGTTATGGATCACGCTGTTTATTTTAATAGCATCAGGGACTTTCAGTGGAGCTCCTTTACCTTCCATTGTGGCTGTGTCGTGGTGTGGAGTACACTGGCTGTGTGGGGAGCTGGTCAGCCCGCAGGGAGGTGGGCAGACCAGGGGGGGGTGCTCCAAGAGAGTGGGTGCAGTACAGAGAGGTGGGAGGGGTGCTGTGACGGACCGGGGGACGCTGCTCCGCTTGGTTCTGGAGGACggcacacaggaaacacaggtGACAGTCAGGTTTAGGTTACAGCTACGGGTCCTCCTGATGGTTGACCTCTGACCTACCTGAAGGTCAGGGGTGGTGGGCGAGGCCAGGTTCACCTCGTGGAAGCCCTCCAGAGTCTCAGCATtgctctgactgctgctgcaggccATAGCAGCTGCTCTCAAGACATCATACACTCTGCAGGGAACACAAACGTTAGTGCCACCAAGTCTGCTAATGCTGCTGGTTTTTTTCTAAAGTGCGAAGGAGACAAGACTCATTACAGAGAAAAAACTATCATTCATGATTatcttatccatttctgggttgcacGAGGTTCTACAGCCGAGTGACTACAAGGACAAATGTAATCTCTGAATAAATaccaaaccagcagcagcagaacggCTTACGGCTGGATTTACAATCATCTCCATTCCAAAGATctacagtgttgtgtgtgtgtgtgtgtgtgtgtgtgtgcgtgcgtaccATGATGAAGAGGCTGGAGGCTGGAGGCCGGTTGGTGGAGGCTTCGCTGACAGTCAGACTTTCATCAGAAACCAGTTTCCAGATGAAGCGTTGACTCAGCAAACAGAcctgaacagacagacagtttcaGTCGGCTGGTGAAGCGACTGAGTCTGCTCCGGTCCGTTTGCTTTCAGACCACATCTTAGTCCACTTGGGGGCGGGGCCTGGACCCTCCTTTCCAATCTAAGGTGAAGTTATCAAACTCAGCAGGCCTTGTTTTAACATGAACCAACCAAGTCGTTTCCAGTCAGCTGTCTCACTTTAATGAGCACTTCTGTGTTTTACTGGATTATTCTTTGTGCACACAACAAAGATACAATACAATAATTTTAGCTTCAAATTTTCCCAAGTCTGTTCTCAGACTGGAGGCTCatgtccttcctcctcttcctcctctcagcaCATCCAGCAGGTTTATAATTCACTTTACAGCTAAATTGGACTCTCACCTGAAGCCCCGGTTTCACTTCCTGGGTCAAACTCCAGTGAAAAGAGTGACTGACAGAACAAAGCATCAAGTTCATTTTCATGCCAGAgccctccatcatcatcatcatctgttttTAGGATTCCTGACTCTttgcttctgttttctctttgaccttccttttgttttgcctgCCTCAGCTCAATGGGGTGAGTTAACAGCACACCGGTCTCTCCTGCTCAGCCTGGTGTGcttctgggtgtgtgtgtgtgtgtgtgtgtgtgtgtgtactatgTAGGCATGTCTCACTCGGAGTGTGTGCACACAGGTTGATTGCACTTGTTCATATAAAGCCGGTGTGAGTCATAAAAGTTTATTTACAGGCCAGCCAGACcaaggtcagtgtgtgttttcatatcaG
This window encodes:
- the rab3ip gene encoding rab-3A-interacting protein isoform X1 codes for the protein MACSSSQSNAETLEGFHEVNLASPTTPDLQNQAEQRPPVRHSTPPTSLYCTHSLGAPPPGLPTSLRADQLPTQPVYSTPRHSHNGSVPGLEVESAEGNFLSGEDGEECSTLSDSLSRLRSPSVMEVREKGYERLKEELAKAQRELLLKDEECERLSKVRDQLGQELEELTASLFQEAHKMVREANVKQATAEKQLKEALGKIDVLQAEVQALKTLVLSSPTSPVGELPSVAGGGVKTGFRKGHSRNKSTSSAILGTQPDPSATQPIVRECREVDSQLFSEFKAWKEEPTLERTCCFLDRVYREDIYPCLTFSKSELGSAILEAVEQNTLSVEPVGFQPLPVVKASAVECGGPNGRRAEVVTKCALSGQTKTCKHRIKFGDSSNYYYVSPYCRYRITAVCNFFTYIRYIYQGLVKQQDAEQMFWEVMQLRREMSFAKLGYYKDQL
- the rab3ip gene encoding rab-3A-interacting protein isoform X2; this translates as MACSSSQSNAETLEGFHEVNLASPTTPDLQNQAEQRPPVRHSTPPTSLYCTHSLGAPPPGLPTSLRADQLPTQPVYSTPRHSHNGSVPGLEVESAEGNFLSGEDGEECSTLSDSLSRLRSPSVMEVREKGYERLKEELAKAQRELLLKDEECERLSKVRDQLGQELEELTASLFQEAHKMVREANVKQATAEKQLKEALGKIDVLQAEVQALKTLVLSSPTSPVGELPSVAGGGVKTGFRKGHSRNKSTSSAILGTQPDPSATQPIVRECREVDSQLFSEFKAWKEEPTLERTCCFLDRVYREDIYPCLTFSKSELGSAILEAVEQNTLSVEPVGFQPLPVVKASAVECGGPKKCALSGQTKTCKHRIKFGDSSNYYYVSPYCRYRITAVCNFFTYIRYIYQGLVKQQDAEQMFWEVMQLRREMSFAKLGYYKDQL